The genomic region ATCACTTGAGATGATGTTGGGCACTATATTACACAATATCATAGCTTGTGTCCAGTTCCATgagtgtgtgatagtgtgtgtgtcctgctgccGTGTGCATTACCCTCTATGGTGTgtgatagggtgtgtgtgtcctgctgccGTGCGCATTGCCCTCTatggtgtgtgttagtgtgtgtcctGCTGCCGTGCACATTACCCTCTAtggtgtgtgatagtgtgtgtgtcctatgcCGTGCGCATTACCCTCTAtggtgtgtgatagtgtgtgtgtcctgctgccGTGCGCATTACCCTCTAtggtgtgtgatagtgtgtgtgtcctgctgccGTGCGCATTACCCTCTAtggtgtgtgatagtgtgtgtgtcctgctgccGTGCGCATTACCCTCTAtggtgtgtgatagtgtgtgtgtcctgctgccGTGCGCATTACCCTCTAtggtgtgtgatagtgtgtgtgtcctgctgccGTGCGCATTACCCTCTATGGTGTTCCTGAAGCTCTGCGAGGACGTGGAGTAGTAGGGCGGCGTGTCGAAGGCGTTGAGCTCCAGGCAGTCCACCACGTCCTGCGGCTCGGGCAGCCGCTGCACCATGGGGCGCGCCACGTTCCCCGCAGGGTTCCTCTGGATGGGACTGGTCTCCGTGCctggacacacaacacacacggcACCGGTCAGCGCACAGActtcacctgtctgtgtgtgtgtgtgtgtgtgtgtgtgtgtgtgtgtgtgtgtgtgtgcgtgtgtgtgtgtttcctctggATGGGACTGGTCTCCGTGCCTGGGCACAAAACACACGGCTGTCTACTGCACTGCCTTACTAACAgaccacactgtgtgtgtatgtgtgtgtttgtgtctgtctgtctgtgtgtataaaagtgtttgcttttgtttatgcccttttgtgtttacctgtgtgtgtgtgtgtgtgtgtgtgcgtgtgtgtgtgtgtgtgtgtgtgtgtgtgtgtgtgtgtgtgtgtgtgtgtgtttgtgtctgtctgcctgtgtgtataAAAGTGTTTGCTTTTGTATATGCCCTTTTGTGtttacctgtttgtgtgtgagtatgtgtgtgtgtgtgtgtgtgtgtgtgtgtgtgtgtgtgtgtgtgtgtgtgtgtgtgtgtgtgtgtgtgtgtgtgtgtttgtgtctgtctgcctgtgtgtataAAAGTGTTTGCTTTTGTATATGCCcttttgtgtttacctgtgtgtgtgtgtgtgtgtgtgtgtgtgtgtgtgtgtgtgtgtgtgtgtgtgtgtgtgtgtgtgtgtgtgtgtgtctgtctgcctgtgtgtataAAAGTGTTTGCTTTTGTATATGCCcttttgtgtttacctgtgtgtgtgtgtgtgtgtgtgtgtgtgtgtgtgtgtgtgtgtgtgtgtgtgtgtgtgtgtgtgtgtgtgtgtgtgtgacggtctACTGAGAACAGTTCCTGTGCTGTACGATTTGTCTAACGGTCTACTGAGAACAGTTCCTGTGCTGTACGATTTGTCTAACGGTCTACTGAGAACGGTTCCTGTGCTGCTGTGCCATGCCAGTGTAACTAATGTAGAGCCCATGAGGCAGTGAGGCCGCCCTGCCCTGAGGCTGTTGGCACTGAGAGCACAGCTGCCTGTGGCCAGCGGAGGTGTTGCTGTGTTTGAGTCTGATGTGTGCTGATCACGCTGACCTCCTCATGCCCTTGCCCTTATAAGGCCTTCGCTTcagacactcagacactcaGCCTCTCGCAGTGTTAGGCATTTACAGATAGGCATCTTGTGAGCAACCTCAGAGGTCCTCATCACAGCTACTCACGTGAAAACTTGTGCTAACCCTTGAATAAgctacagctctctctctctctctctgtgtgtgtgtgtgtgtgtgtgtgtgtctgcgtgtttgGTTGCCCAAAAGAACTCATTGTTTTGTTTGAGCTCATTGCCTGAACCGCAGGCTGTTTAAGTCTGTGATCTGTCACCTGATTTCATAAGCAGTAGACCCCTCTACTGGTCTGTGAGTGAGCCCATACatgtgattgtgagtgtgtgtgtgtgtgtgtgtgtgtgtgtgtgtgtgtgtgtgtggtatgtgtgtgtgcatgtggttgtgCGTGTGAAACTCACTGTTGCAAATGGTGCCCAAGGTATCGTAGTCGTCCACGCCCTCACAGATCACCCTCCACTGGGCGAAGACGGAGTTGGGGCTCAGGCCCGTGGACTCGAAGCTGCTGCGGGCGCCCATTAGGTCATCAGTGCAGATGTCACACTCACTGCCCCCAATGGCAAAGTTCCAGTAGGGGAGGGCAAATGTCGGGTCCTGAAGCAtttcctagacacacacacacacaggcgcgcacacacacacacacacacacacacacacacacacacacacacacacacacacaggcagacagacagacagacagacaaacatgtaGAGCTTAATCCCACATCTTGTGTCACTTGTCTGACTCTATATCTTCTGATACAACAAATGTGCTCTATATTTTCATACTGTATATTCTGTAttgtaacacacacagtcagaatactattttttttgtaacataTTCTGTATTGTAACACACAGTCAGAAAACGAACTTAATTTAAGGTAAATTACCCCAAAATACCCGCAGTGGagataaactctctctctcgctctctctctctctctttctctctctctctctctctctccctctctcacctgcATGTCTCTCTCCAGGTGCAGCAGGTGATATCTGTGCCAGGTGACGAATCCCGGGCCCTCGTGGGAGAAGTCCACTCCCCCAAAGCTGGGCTGCCCCGCCCCCATGAAGGTTTTCTTGACCGAGAAGAAGTGTGTCCACACAAAGTAATTGTAGATGGTGATGTTCTCGAACTGGGGTGTGTTGCCATCTGGCCCGTAGATGTCCTGGTAGCGGCGCGTGCAGATGACCAGGTCTGGGTGGACAGTGCGCTTAGCCATGTCCAGTGCGTTGACAAACGCTTGTTTTTCAGCACTGCTCATCTGCATCACATTACGACGCACTAAAGGCAAGAACAATTAACACTTACAAATGCTTTATGGGTGATCAGACTAAGGTTTTGTGTGAGTTATATGCAGCCAAATTTAGAGATGGAAATGGTTTTCTAAAAGGAATGTATTGTGATATGCCAGTGATAAAACACATTTCCATGTAGCAtctattctgtattctgtattgTGTAATCTGAGAGGAATCATTCTGCTTGTTTCTGCTCTCCAGGCTCCTGAGGAGGTCAGTGGGAATGAGATTAAGTGCTgctggaggatgagagagaggggaattaTGACAGGAATGTGAGGTGGACATTTTTGGCACACAATACACACTACTTGTGCTCGGGCAAGAACAAATGGGATTTGCTTAATGATTGGATGATGCCAGCTTATATTTTGTAAAacctaaaaaaaatatttgagctATCTGGGCTCAATTGCATACTTTACGGTTTGCAGTTGAGAAAAGACAGATCTGGTCtttgaaaatattattttttttaaacattatcttatttgttcaATATTCACCTTTGCTAGAATATGTATTGTTGAGTGTAAATGACTGCATAAACCCACATTAGGATACTGTAATCTGAGACCAAACCCCCCTCTCAGGCATCAGGCATATGATCACACATTTCTGCAGTGATGAAGTCTGCAGTGGTAAAGATCAGTTGATCTGGGCTCGTGTGCGGATGCCACAGAGTTGTCTCGGTCACTTTCTCTTACCCACTGTCACGCGCTGGTTACAGTTGGGTCCACTCAAACCGTGTCGGCAGCGTCCACAGTGGTGGCCAGAGTAGTTTCCGGCACACTGACAGGTTTGGTTGAAGAAACGTAGTGGCCAGCGTTCCCGGTCATCGCGCCCATCGTGGGGGTACTGCGGACCATGAGGGCGTCTGTCGGCCACGATAGGCACACATGCACCCCTGCCCTGGCTGGCACCGCACGGATCGTTAGTGCTTCCTGGCGGAGAAGGACAGCACTGGCCGCTCCGCAAACCTTCCGGAGTCACACACTCCCTGGGAAACTGGCAGTACACCAGCGTGGTACTCAGACACACCAGCAACACAGTCCGCcacatgctgcaacacacacacacacacacacacacaaagaggattTTACAGAGTCCCTGAGGTAAGACCACACTtctgaaaacacacatacacctctctctctctcacacacacacacacactcacacacacacgcacgagtTCACACAGAGTAGCTGAAACAGTGGCTGAAATTTTCCATTGTAACAGGATATTCTCAATACATGTTATTAAATACCAAGATAATATCATGATACACAATCAaaaatgcatgcacaaacacattttgCCCTAAAATATCTTCAAATATTTAGTCCTAAAATTCATAATTGCTCAcgactcctctctcttctctggctatacatatatacattgcTAACAGCAAAGATGCACTGAACCCCTAACAGAACCCATTAACAGACACATACTGTCATGATGTGTGATTAATCTAACACCTATCATAACAGAAACAGGCTGATCTCATCTACTGTGCAGTTTGGACCGCATTAAACAACAAAAGTTTCAAAGACTATTCCGGCTGCAAAAGACTCTTCTTTGGTGTTATTCCTTCGCACTGGGTGCAGTCTTCCGTCTAAGTGGAATCTTAGGTTCCTAGTCAGCTCACCTCGGCTCACTCGTACACAACACCAATACAGAGATACAGCAGCTTCTTCTCAGAGAGCCTCCGGTCCACTCCCAGTCATTCAACAAGGCAAAGCCACACACTTGAGAATGTACCACGGCAGTTCAGTTGCTCATCTCATGTGAAGTCCTTTTTGTTTCTTCTCTATCctgctccccctctcttctcttctctctctctctttctccctttccccctctctttactCTGTTGTACTGTAGTTCCCTGTGAGCGGCCCCTGATCTTTGAGTCTTAAATACCACCGGAGCGCATGATCGCCACGGCTTCTGTGATCCCCTCGTGATTCCAGCTCACCCACCACAAATCTGACCCTTCATGCCAAAAGACAAATACAAATCACATAAATACTGTATTCTATCTCAGCAGGAAATGCCAGACAGTCAGAGCTCTTCCACGAAACAATGGGGATCATTTGTGGAGGAGTCTGCTGTTATGTAAAATGCCAGATTTTACTGTCTATCGTAAGTGATGCTGCTGTGTTTTTGAGATACCAACATTTTGTTATAAGAAAGACAGGACACCTGGTTTTACAGTGTTTAATTCCATGTTAAACATTAAGAACATGACCATAGTTTGACATCAGTAATTACAAATGCAAAGTCCAACAGTGTGTTTAACATTTAATATTGTATGTAATACTATAATGCATGTTGTCTTCTGGCAGATGTGAATAGACATTGTAAGGAGTGATTCTGTAGTAGCAACAGTGTCCAAGAGCCTGTGGCCCTCATCACCAGATACACAGGAGACACAAGTGCACACCTGAACCAGTGAATTGACCCTCAAGTGCACACCTGAACCAGTGAATTGACCCTCAGGAAAGCATGGAGCAGAGTTCTAAAAACACTGAGCAATATCTCACTCATTCATAAACATAACCAGAAatagtgtgtctgtctctctcattctcttccatTCATACACTTGCAGTCAGTTTTCATGCACACATATTTATGATACACTTATTGTCTAGCACAACAAATTACTGTACTAAATAGCCTAAAAACAATCAAAGGGCCTCATAGATCACAGTTCTAAAGACAAACTAAGTGAAACAGAAGGAGGAATAGGAGTGTGTCACTTGCATggatatttttgtgtgtgcatgtatgtgtgtatgtatgtacagtatatgtacagtatacaggaGGTGTACATGTgggtatgtctgtgtttatggatgcaagtgtgtgtaagatgctgtgtgtgtgtgtaatatgctgtgtgtgtgtgtgtgtgtgtgtgtgtgtg from Alosa alosa isolate M-15738 ecotype Scorff River chromosome 1, AALO_Geno_1.1, whole genome shotgun sequence harbors:
- the tyrp1b gene encoding tyrosinase-related protein 1b, coding for MWRTVLLVCLSTTLVYCQFPRECVTPEGLRSGQCCPSPPGSTNDPCGASQGRGACVPIVADRRPHGPQYPHDGRDDRERWPLRFFNQTCQCAGNYSGHHCGRCRHGLSGPNCNQRVTVVRRNVMQMSSAEKQAFVNALDMAKRTVHPDLVICTRRYQDIYGPDGNTPQFENITIYNYFVWTHFFSVKKTFMGAGQPSFGGVDFSHEGPGFVTWHRYHLLHLERDMQEMLQDPTFALPYWNFAIGGSECDICTDDLMGARSSFESTGLSPNSVFAQWRVICEGVDDYDTLGTICNSTETSPIQRNPAGNVARPMVQRLPEPQDVVDCLELNAFDTPPYYSTSSQSFRNTIEGYSAPQGGYDPVVRSLHNLAHLFLNGTGGQTHLSPNDPIFVLLHTFTDAIFDEWLKRHSPGGVVYPEENAPIGHNRQFNMVPFWPPVTNAEMFVPAPDNLGYTYEVQWPTRPYTLSEIITIGIVAAVLVVAVLGAVVACAVRARSYSSEALEPLLGEQFRRYSEDERRVDKIQSVV